A region of the Cumulibacter soli genome:
AGATCGCGGCGGAACCACATCACGGCAGTGGTCATCGCGCACCACCACGCGAGGACGCGGCCACCCGCGCCGCAATGCGGTCCCACACCCGGTTCGGCAACCGCGCGGCGATCCTCATCAGCAACGCTATCGGCGCCGGAAAGACGATCTCACGGCGACCGCGTTCGAGCCCGTCGGCGATCGAGCGTGCGGCGTGATCGGGTTCGACGATGAAAGGCATTGGGAACGCGTTGTTCTCGGTGAGTTCGGTGCGTACGAATCCAGGCGCGACGGTAGTCACCGAAATACCGCGGACACCGAGCGACGCACGCAGCGACTCAAGCAGATTCAACTGCGCAGCCTTCGTCGCGCCGTATGCTTCGGATCCGGCAAGGCCGCGATAGCCGGCAACGGAGGCGATACCGACAATGTGCCCTGCACCCTCGTCCACCATCCTGGGCACGACTTGTGCGAGCACATTGTTCATTCCCAGCAGGTTCACCTCGACATGCTCAGCGAACGTCTGGCGATCCCACCGACTGACGTCGAACTGCTTCCAGGTGCCCGCACACCACACGACGAGATCGATACCGCCGAGCCCGTCACACACCGCATCAGTTGCGGCTGCCACCTCGCCTGGCTCGGTGACATCGCATGGTGCGACAACCATCCGTCCGCGCGAGAGTTCCTCAAGTCGCGATCGGCGACGCGCACTAATGGCGAGAATCGCGCCGCGTCGTTCGAGTTCTTCAGCCAGCGCGGCCCCGATCCCGCTGGATGCACCCACGATCCAGCATCGGACCCCGGTCAGATTGACACTCATAGAACACTCTCCTCGCGGTCATCGGTTCGCGTGTCGCGACACTCGGTTCGCCGATATATGGGCAGTCTCCGCATCCATAACCAGCCGCCGTGCAGGCGGATCAACGTGCTCACCCGCTGCGTGACCAGCGGATGGCGCAGCACGACCCACAACAATGCGCGCCGATTGATCAAACGTGGGGTGCCGCGAAACGAGGCGCTGAAAGTACAACGTCCTTCCCGGAGCAGGTCGACGCTCACCTCGAGGTCATCGCGCGTCAGGCGCACGCGGACGTCGTACTGACCGTTGATGTCGTTGAACGGCGACACGTAGAAAGACTTGTCGATTCGCGCGGAGCCGTGCTCGCTCGGATCGAGTAGGTAAGCGTGCCGCCCGCCGTACGTGTTGTGCACCTCCAGCACGATCGCTGCGATCGCCCCATCGCGATCGATGCACCAGAACACGGTTAACGGATTGAAGGTATATCCCAAGAATCTCGGATTGGTCAGCATCAGCACCCGGTCGTCGCCGGTCAGTTCGATCCCATGGTTGCACAGGAAGCGGGCCACGTCCCCGCGTATGCCACCCCCGAGCCGCCCGTTATCGAGGTGATCCTGCGCCTCGAACGCGGCAAACGGGCGCCAGTGTCGAGGAATAGCGTCGATCTCGTCCAGATCCACCAGCCATTGGTAAGTCCGATGCCGGAAGCGGTGCACCAACGGTGTCCGGCGCTCGTGGAACACTTGGCCAACAACAATCGCGGGCAGCGACGGCAACGAGTCGGCCTTCACCACGTGACCCCGAACCGCGCTGCGGCCGCCACACCGGAACGACACCCGTCTTCATGGAATCCCCACCCTAGGTGCGCGCCGGCAAACGCGAGACGTTCACCGCCGGCCTCGCTCAACCGTGCCGCAGCAGCGACCGCTTCGGCCGTGAAGATCGGGTGTTGGTACGTCATCTTGGCGGTCACGAAGGACTCGTCGACCCGGCCGTTGGCGC
Encoded here:
- a CDS encoding DUF1365 domain-containing protein; this translates as MKADSLPSLPAIVVGQVFHERRTPLVHRFRHRTYQWLVDLDEIDAIPRHWRPFAAFEAQDHLDNGRLGGGIRGDVARFLCNHGIELTGDDRVLMLTNPRFLGYTFNPLTVFWCIDRDGAIAAIVLEVHNTYGGRHAYLLDPSEHGSARIDKSFYVSPFNDINGQYDVRVRLTRDDLEVSVDLLREGRCTFSASFRGTPRLINRRALLWVVLRHPLVTQRVSTLIRLHGGWLWMRRLPIYRRTECRDTRTDDREESVL
- a CDS encoding SDR family NAD(P)-dependent oxidoreductase, which codes for MSVNLTGVRCWIVGASSGIGAALAEELERRGAILAISARRRSRLEELSRGRMVVAPCDVTEPGEVAAATDAVCDGLGGIDLVVWCAGTWKQFDVSRWDRQTFAEHVEVNLLGMNNVLAQVVPRMVDEGAGHIVGIASVAGYRGLAGSEAYGATKAAQLNLLESLRASLGVRGISVTTVAPGFVRTELTENNAFPMPFIVEPDHAARSIADGLERGRREIVFPAPIALLMRIAARLPNRVWDRIAARVAASSRGGAR